A single Pseudomonas putida DNA region contains:
- the pbpC gene encoding peptidoglycan glycosyltransferase PbpC (penicillin-binding protein 1C), with translation MPSLARPRTRAGRVVRAVAISLLLLLGLLWLADRIWPLPMPGNDLARVVLAEDGTPLWRFADADGVWRYPITPEDVSPLYLQALLTYEDRWFYRHPGVNPLALVRAAWLNLRGGRVVSGGSTLSMQVARLLDPHDRTLAGKLRQLWRTAQLEWHLSKREILQIYLNRAPFGGTLQGVAAASWAYLGKSPQQLTPAEAALLAVLPQAPSRLRPDRHPARAQRARDKVLQRLDEYQVWPAQQIKEAAEEPLLLAPRQEPALAPLLARRLNTADSPTLIRTTLDASLQRRLEDLLLGWRARLPERTSAAILVVEAQTMAVRAYLGSIDLSDERRFGHVDMVRSLRSPGSTLKPFLYGLALDDGLIHSESLLQDVPRRYGDYRPGNFSMGFSGPVSASSALALSLNLPAVQLLEAYGPKRFAAQLRMAGVPLALPPLAEPNLALILGGAGSRLEDLVGGYAALARGGNSAQVRLQPQDPLLERRLMSPGAAWIIRRILSGQARPDRDPHAELVQRPQLAWKTGTSYGFRDAWSIGVGPRYLIGVWIGRPDGTPVPGQFGLASAAPLMLQVHDLLSNRDSQRGIRVPVEPVPASVGVAAICWPLGQPMNRQDPNCRRQRFAWTLDGTTPPTLQAADQPLGLGLRERIWVNAQGLRVDGSCPGAKVLDVALWPAPLEPWLPRVERRAMRLPAVDPSCPPQVPASAPPLSIVGVRPGDNLRRPATSSEPLQLHVSALGGGGRRWWFLNGQPLGESEGQDSVLVRFEQAGQFELSALDESGETARVAFQVNE, from the coding sequence ATGCCAAGCTTAGCGCGGCCACGCACCCGAGCGGGAAGGGTTGTGCGCGCAGTGGCGATCAGCCTGCTGTTGCTGCTCGGCCTGCTGTGGCTGGCCGACCGCATCTGGCCGCTGCCGATGCCGGGCAACGACCTGGCACGGGTGGTGCTGGCCGAGGACGGCACGCCGCTGTGGCGCTTTGCCGATGCCGATGGCGTATGGCGCTACCCGATCACCCCGGAAGACGTTTCGCCGTTATACCTGCAGGCCCTGCTGACATACGAGGACCGCTGGTTCTACCGGCATCCGGGGGTCAACCCGCTGGCCCTGGTGCGCGCGGCCTGGCTCAACCTGCGCGGCGGGCGGGTGGTGTCTGGCGGCAGTACCTTGTCGATGCAGGTGGCGCGCCTGCTCGATCCACACGACCGCACCCTGGCCGGCAAGCTGCGGCAGCTGTGGCGCACCGCGCAACTGGAGTGGCACCTGTCCAAGCGCGAGATCCTGCAAATCTACCTGAACCGTGCGCCGTTCGGCGGCACCTTGCAGGGCGTTGCCGCCGCCAGCTGGGCTTATCTGGGCAAGTCGCCGCAACAGCTCACGCCGGCCGAGGCAGCTTTGCTGGCGGTGTTGCCGCAGGCACCGAGCCGCTTGCGCCCGGACCGCCATCCCGCGCGTGCCCAACGTGCCCGCGACAAGGTGCTGCAGCGCCTGGACGAGTATCAGGTGTGGCCAGCGCAACAGATCAAGGAGGCCGCCGAAGAGCCGCTGCTGCTGGCCCCGCGTCAGGAGCCTGCGCTGGCGCCATTGCTGGCTCGCCGGCTGAACACCGCCGACAGCCCGACCTTGATTCGCACCACCCTCGACGCCTCGCTGCAACGGCGCCTGGAAGACCTGCTGCTGGGCTGGCGCGCGCGCCTGCCGGAGCGCACTTCGGCGGCGATCCTGGTGGTCGAGGCGCAGACCATGGCGGTACGCGCTTACCTCGGCTCGATCGACTTGAGCGACGAGCGCCGTTTTGGCCATGTCGACATGGTCCGCTCGTTGCGCTCGCCAGGCTCGACGCTCAAGCCGTTTCTGTACGGCCTGGCCCTGGATGATGGCCTGATCCACTCCGAATCGCTGCTGCAGGATGTGCCGCGGCGTTACGGCGACTATCGCCCCGGTAATTTCTCGATGGGTTTCAGCGGCCCGGTGTCCGCCAGTTCGGCGCTGGCGCTGTCGCTCAATCTGCCGGCAGTGCAGTTGCTCGAAGCCTACGGGCCCAAGCGCTTCGCCGCGCAGTTGCGCATGGCGGGTGTACCGCTGGCGCTGCCGCCGCTGGCCGAGCCCAACCTGGCATTGATTCTGGGCGGTGCCGGTAGCCGCCTGGAGGACCTGGTCGGCGGCTATGCGGCATTGGCCCGAGGCGGCAACAGCGCACAGGTGCGCCTGCAACCGCAGGATCCGTTGCTGGAGCGGCGGCTGATGTCACCGGGAGCGGCCTGGATCATCCGGCGCATCCTCAGTGGCCAGGCGCGGCCCGACCGCGACCCGCATGCCGAGCTGGTGCAGCGCCCGCAACTGGCCTGGAAGACCGGTACCAGCTATGGCTTTCGCGATGCCTGGTCGATCGGCGTAGGGCCGCGCTACCTGATCGGGGTGTGGATTGGCCGCCCCGATGGTACACCGGTGCCCGGGCAGTTCGGCCTGGCCTCGGCGGCCCCGCTGATGCTGCAGGTGCATGACTTGCTGAGCAACCGCGACAGCCAGCGGGGTATCCGGGTGCCGGTGGAGCCCGTGCCCGCAAGCGTTGGTGTGGCTGCCATTTGCTGGCCGCTGGGCCAGCCCATGAACCGGCAGGACCCGAACTGCCGGCGCCAGCGTTTTGCCTGGACCCTTGATGGCACCACACCGCCAACCCTGCAGGCAGCCGATCAGCCGCTCGGCCTGGGGCTGCGCGAGCGTATCTGGGTCAATGCCCAGGGCCTGCGCGTGGATGGCAGTTGCCCAGGCGCCAAGGTACTCGACGTTGCCTTGTGGCCGGCACCGCTGGAGCCTTGGTTGCCCCGCGTCGAGCGGCGGGCGATGCGGCTACCGGCGGTGGACCCCAGTTGCCCGCCACAGGTACCGGCCAGCGCGCCGCCGCTGTCCATCGTTGGTGTGCGCCCCGGCGACAACCTGCGGCGCCCGGCCACCAGCAGCGAACCTTTGCAGTTGCACGTCTCTGCCCTCGGCGGTGGCGGGCGCCGCTGGTGGTTCCTCAATGGCCAGCCGCTCGGCGAAAGCGAGGGGCAAGACAGCGTGCTGGTTCGCTTTGAACAGGCCGGGCAGTTCGAGCTCAGTGCCTTGGATGAAAGTGGAGAAACGGCGCGAGTAGCGTTTCAGGTCAACGAGTAG